One genomic region from uncultured Cohaesibacter sp. encodes:
- a CDS encoding GntR family transcriptional regulator, whose product MRDPNLPKLSPVQMYAANLQAHEIIRDSIIDGQFEPGDTLSTRQFASMLQVSQMPVREAFHRLVAEGALENRPNRTIGLPIIRVKEFRELTEIRCTLEGLATEKAAIAMDAETLKKLTAVSKQIEAADTEDITEYLRLNRQFHFTVYEASGSDSLFRMISQIWVRIGPLLNWSSRNVRNVEYSINFHNQVIEAIKARDGAAAKKAILGDVTEAAEIVAELLMEKEKAEAVDE is encoded by the coding sequence ATGCGGGATCCAAATCTGCCCAAGCTTTCTCCAGTTCAAATGTATGCTGCTAATTTGCAGGCGCATGAAATCATCAGAGACTCTATTATTGATGGTCAATTCGAGCCCGGAGATACGCTGAGTACGCGGCAATTCGCCAGCATGCTGCAGGTGAGTCAGATGCCGGTCCGCGAGGCATTCCATCGACTGGTGGCTGAGGGGGCGTTGGAAAACCGCCCAAACCGGACAATTGGTCTTCCGATAATTCGCGTAAAGGAATTCCGAGAGCTTACTGAAATTCGCTGCACGCTAGAAGGATTGGCAACCGAAAAGGCTGCCATTGCCATGGATGCTGAAACCCTCAAGAAGCTAACGGCGGTTTCCAAACAGATTGAGGCCGCAGACACTGAGGACATAACCGAGTATCTCAGACTGAATAGGCAGTTCCACTTTACAGTCTACGAAGCATCCGGATCTGATTCCTTGTTCCGCATGATCAGTCAAATTTGGGTCCGCATCGGCCCGTTGCTCAACTGGAGCTCGCGCAACGTGCGCAATGTGGAATATTCGATCAATTTTCACAATCAGGTCATTGAAGCAATCAAGGCCCGTGATGGCGCCGCGGCAAAGAAGGCGATCTTGGGTGATGTGACAGAGGCAGCAGAAATCGTTGCTGAGTTGCTGATGGAGAAGGAGAAAGCGGAAGCCGTCGACGAATAG
- a CDS encoding zinc-binding alcohol dehydrogenase family protein, whose translation MKALVIDGAQSSVLCDYPEPKLTEGNVLLAVKHVGLCGSDYTTFLGKNPLVDLPRVPGHEIGAEILEVGAGVPEEYAPGKRVIVVPYTSCGKCTSCRQGRVNACKHNKTLGVMQEGGLTERIVLPWEKLILNDTLPLRDLSLVEPLSVGFHAARRGRVEKTDTVVVLGCGMIGLGVVAGAVARGAEVIAVDLGKKAEIAKTYGAKYALDAGAGNVLEKVMEITNGDGANVVIEAVGVPETFVQAVDLACFCGRIVYVGYSKAPVTYETKFFNMKELDIMGSRNATDEDFKAVIKYMEDLGRSPDDLVSKVFPFSEADQALPYWVKERDSTLKIIIEM comes from the coding sequence ATGAAAGCCTTGGTGATTGACGGCGCGCAAAGCTCGGTTTTGTGCGATTACCCAGAGCCCAAGTTGACGGAGGGAAACGTTCTGCTCGCCGTGAAGCATGTGGGACTTTGTGGGAGTGATTATACAACCTTCTTGGGGAAGAATCCGTTGGTTGATCTTCCCAGAGTACCTGGTCATGAAATCGGAGCGGAAATCCTGGAGGTAGGAGCAGGGGTCCCCGAAGAATATGCACCAGGAAAACGCGTGATCGTTGTTCCCTATACCTCATGTGGCAAATGCACTTCATGCCGTCAGGGCCGGGTAAATGCCTGCAAGCACAACAAGACCCTAGGGGTTATGCAGGAAGGTGGCCTCACCGAGCGCATTGTCCTGCCTTGGGAAAAGCTGATTCTCAATGACACGCTGCCTTTGCGCGATCTTTCGCTGGTTGAGCCGCTTTCCGTCGGCTTCCATGCCGCGCGTCGTGGACGTGTTGAAAAGACAGACACAGTGGTTGTGCTGGGATGTGGCATGATTGGTCTTGGTGTTGTTGCTGGCGCTGTTGCGCGTGGCGCCGAGGTGATTGCTGTCGATCTGGGTAAGAAGGCCGAAATCGCAAAGACTTACGGCGCAAAATATGCTCTTGATGCTGGCGCGGGCAATGTGCTGGAAAAGGTCATGGAAATCACAAATGGCGATGGCGCCAATGTTGTGATCGAAGCGGTTGGCGTTCCTGAAACCTTTGTTCAAGCTGTGGATCTGGCCTGCTTCTGTGGCCGCATCGTCTATGTCGGCTATTCAAAGGCTCCTGTGACCTATGAAACCAAATTCTTCAACATGAAGGAACTGGATATCATGGGATCGCGCAACGCCACTGATGAAGATTTCAAGGCTGTCATCAAATATATGGAAGATCTGGGCCGTTCTCCAGACGATCTTGTTTCCAAGGTCTTCCCGTTTTCTGAAGCTGATCAGGCGCTGCCCTACTGGGTCAAAGAGCGCGACAGCACCCTGAAAATCATCATAGAAATGTAA
- the iolC gene encoding 5-dehydro-2-deoxygluconokinase translates to MTYLTFDPSRPLDIIPLGRAAIDFNPVDIPNKLQDCHTFNKYLGGSPANIAVGMARLGKKVGFIGAVSDDAFGMFIREFFEREGIDTTQISNAPEGCSLGLAFTEVQKPGSTNLLMYRTNAADLALDVKDIDADYIASAKILLISGTALAASPSREATLKAIEIARRVGTAVVFDIDYRPHTWKNMDEIALYYSMVAARSQMILGSREEYTLMESLMVDKPSSDEETAKRWFGFGNQIVVIKHGKEGSTAFAADGQNFRIKPFPVDAAKATGGGDGYASALLYGLLEDWDIMDALEFGSACASMLIAAKSCADAMPTVDAVVDFIKAEKELYGEAIARA, encoded by the coding sequence ATGACTTATCTTACATTCGACCCATCGCGTCCGTTGGATATCATTCCTTTGGGGCGAGCCGCAATTGACTTCAACCCGGTCGACATTCCCAACAAGCTGCAAGACTGCCACACTTTCAACAAATATCTGGGCGGTTCCCCCGCTAACATTGCTGTTGGTATGGCCAGACTGGGCAAGAAGGTTGGTTTCATCGGAGCCGTTTCCGATGATGCTTTCGGCATGTTCATCCGTGAATTCTTTGAGCGGGAAGGCATCGACACCACCCAGATTTCAAATGCACCTGAAGGCTGCTCTCTGGGCCTTGCCTTCACCGAGGTGCAAAAGCCGGGCTCAACCAATCTGCTGATGTATCGCACCAACGCAGCCGATCTGGCTCTTGATGTGAAAGACATTGATGCTGACTATATCGCATCTGCCAAAATCCTGTTGATCTCCGGCACGGCGCTGGCTGCCAGCCCCTCCCGCGAAGCAACCTTAAAAGCAATCGAGATTGCTCGCCGTGTCGGCACAGCAGTTGTGTTCGATATCGATTATCGTCCGCACACTTGGAAGAATATGGATGAAATCGCGCTCTACTATTCCATGGTCGCTGCGCGTAGCCAGATGATTCTGGGCTCCCGTGAAGAATATACGCTCATGGAAAGCCTCATGGTTGATAAGCCATCTTCCGATGAAGAAACTGCCAAACGCTGGTTTGGATTTGGCAACCAGATTGTTGTCATCAAACATGGCAAGGAAGGGTCGACAGCTTTCGCTGCTGATGGACAGAACTTCCGCATCAAACCGTTCCCCGTTGATGCAGCCAAGGCAACGGGCGGTGGCGATGGCTACGCATCTGCGCTTTTGTATGGCCTTCTTGAAGATTGGGACATTATGGATGCCCTTGAATTTGGCTCCGCTTGTGCCTCGATGTTGATCGCCGCGAAGAGCTGTGCTGACGCAATGCCCACGGTTGATGCCGTGGTGGACTTCATCAAGGCAGAAAAGGAACTGTATGGCGAAGCCATCGCGCGCGCCTAA
- a CDS encoding iron-containing alcohol dehydrogenase, with amino-acid sequence MEFRSIQPQKIFHGKEALNHLPEILKTFHTKAPLVVTDQTMTALGITKKVKGILTSAGFCVDVFDRCEQEPTAASLTVGIEQILERQNDLIIALGGGSPIDSAKAMAQVAHFGGAISDYKFPRDVSEPGLPLIAIPTTAGTGSEVTRSSVITDEKTDEKMLCIGDGFVPTIAIVDFSLTMTVPARVTADSGLDALTHALEAYVSRKANPYSDAMALAALKLIAPNLRTVYTEPANEAAREAIMTGAHFAGLAFSNASVALVHGMSRPIGANFHVPHGMSNAMLLPAVTRFSVPHAKDRYAEASRAMAVASHLDSTNEACNRLLVELDLLNQDLHVPTIEAFGIAPQEFRSLLPTMAKQALASGSPANNPVVPSATDIVQIYDELLA; translated from the coding sequence ATGGAATTCAGATCCATACAGCCACAAAAGATTTTTCATGGAAAAGAGGCTCTAAATCACTTGCCAGAGATCCTTAAGACCTTTCATACGAAAGCGCCTTTGGTCGTAACTGATCAAACCATGACCGCTCTCGGAATTACCAAAAAGGTAAAGGGGATTTTGACCAGCGCTGGCTTTTGTGTCGATGTTTTTGACCGGTGTGAACAGGAGCCAACGGCAGCTTCGCTCACTGTAGGCATTGAACAAATTCTGGAGAGGCAGAACGATCTTATCATTGCCCTTGGAGGTGGCAGCCCTATCGATAGCGCCAAGGCAATGGCACAAGTGGCCCATTTTGGTGGTGCCATTTCCGATTACAAGTTCCCGAGAGATGTTTCCGAGCCGGGGTTGCCTTTGATTGCCATTCCGACAACGGCCGGAACAGGGTCGGAAGTTACCCGATCTTCTGTTATTACCGACGAAAAAACCGATGAGAAGATGCTGTGCATCGGAGACGGGTTTGTTCCAACAATTGCGATTGTTGATTTCAGCCTGACAATGACCGTTCCCGCCAGAGTCACGGCTGACAGTGGCCTTGATGCTCTTACTCACGCCCTTGAAGCCTATGTGAGCAGAAAGGCCAATCCCTATAGCGACGCAATGGCTTTGGCCGCCTTGAAACTCATCGCACCCAATTTGCGTACGGTCTACACAGAACCCGCAAATGAAGCCGCCCGGGAAGCGATCATGACAGGTGCCCATTTTGCAGGTCTGGCCTTCTCGAACGCATCCGTTGCATTGGTTCACGGGATGAGCCGCCCTATTGGGGCCAATTTTCACGTTCCGCACGGTATGTCTAATGCGATGCTGTTACCCGCGGTTACCCGTTTTTCAGTCCCTCACGCCAAGGACCGTTATGCCGAGGCAAGTCGGGCGATGGCTGTCGCATCCCATCTGGACAGCACGAACGAAGCCTGCAACCGTTTGCTTGTTGAACTGGATTTACTCAATCAGGATCTTCATGTTCCCACCATTGAAGCTTTCGGCATCGCACCGCAAGAGTTTCGATCACTGTTGCCAACCATGGCAAAACAGGCTCTGGCTTCTGGATCGCCAGCGAACAATCCGGTTGTTCCTAGTGCAACCGATATCGTCCAAATTTACGATGAGTTGTTGGCGTGA
- a CDS encoding class II fructose-bisphosphate aldolase — MLCTLSEALGILAPQNKALAAFNVFSYQDAAAVIAAAEELDQPVALMANKLAVSHMPVSVIGALFCQMAKEAKVPTVVHLDHAYDEELIVRAMRAGFTSVMFDGSQLPVEENIARSSMLRSLAHACGVSIETEIGSVGYADGTPVPAKTTTPEAAVAFESAVSPDALAISVGTVHRMTEGTAAIDYNQMDKVAAALNTPIVIHGATGVSDEDLGKLVKHGARKINIGTGLRVEFGRVLRKEMMENPDEWCRIKFYGPVMEAIQAMARAKMVAMNGS, encoded by the coding sequence ATGCTATGTACTCTTAGTGAAGCGCTCGGAATTCTTGCGCCCCAAAACAAGGCTCTGGCTGCCTTCAACGTGTTTAGTTATCAGGATGCTGCAGCCGTCATCGCGGCTGCAGAGGAACTGGATCAGCCGGTTGCGCTTATGGCCAACAAGCTGGCCGTTTCCCATATGCCGGTTTCGGTCATTGGTGCCTTGTTCTGCCAGATGGCGAAAGAAGCAAAGGTTCCAACCGTTGTTCATCTTGATCATGCCTATGATGAAGAATTGATTGTGCGTGCCATGCGGGCTGGCTTCACCTCCGTTATGTTTGACGGCTCACAGCTGCCTGTCGAAGAAAATATCGCTCGTTCCTCGATGCTGCGCAGCCTCGCTCATGCCTGTGGTGTCAGCATTGAAACGGAAATTGGTTCGGTCGGCTATGCGGACGGCACGCCTGTTCCTGCCAAGACAACGACCCCCGAAGCTGCTGTCGCCTTTGAAAGCGCTGTATCACCGGACGCTCTGGCAATCTCTGTCGGAACCGTCCATCGCATGACCGAGGGGACAGCAGCAATCGACTATAACCAGATGGACAAGGTGGCGGCGGCATTGAATACGCCCATCGTAATCCATGGTGCGACCGGTGTTTCTGATGAAGATCTGGGCAAACTGGTCAAGCACGGTGCTCGGAAAATCAATATCGGTACGGGTCTTAGAGTGGAATTCGGCCGTGTTCTCCGCAAGGAAATGATGGAGAACCCGGATGAGTGGTGCCGGATCAAATTCTACGGACCGGTCATGGAAGCCATTCAGGCAATGGCGCGCGCCAAGATGGTGGCAATGAATGGGAGCTGA
- a CDS encoding MurR/RpiR family transcriptional regulator → MLSIISQPNIVEDMMSEAKTFSDLQAQIQSEYDHLSKRLKQVAEYIINNHDSVSFDTIAVIGKKADVPPSTLIRFANAFGFSGFNEIKQLARDNLIQETSSYTERAKLTKKLDKGGIETSSIYILEEFARASAHSLKLLTKNISAEDLQKAIDILIQADTIYIIGLGRSFSVATYLAYTLRHMERKVMLIDGLGGMYREQLASINASDAVFSISFSPYADETLLVNEAALEAGANQIVVTDSQISPLAISSDVCFVVKETQVDAFRSQCSTHCLIQSISVAMTYQIAKSK, encoded by the coding sequence ATGCTGTCTATCATATCGCAGCCCAATATTGTTGAGGATATGATGAGCGAAGCGAAGACTTTTTCTGACCTGCAGGCCCAAATACAAAGTGAATATGATCATTTGAGCAAGCGCTTAAAGCAAGTCGCTGAATATATCATCAATAATCACGACAGTGTTTCCTTTGATACTATCGCTGTGATTGGCAAGAAGGCAGACGTACCGCCGTCAACATTAATTCGCTTCGCAAATGCTTTTGGTTTTAGTGGTTTCAATGAAATCAAGCAGTTAGCCCGTGATAATCTTATCCAGGAGACCTCAAGCTACACTGAAAGGGCCAAGCTAACCAAAAAGCTGGATAAAGGCGGGATTGAGACCTCGTCGATCTATATACTCGAGGAGTTTGCAAGAGCCAGCGCTCATTCGCTGAAGCTGCTCACCAAGAATATCTCCGCTGAGGATCTCCAAAAAGCGATCGATATTTTAATTCAGGCCGATACGATATACATAATCGGTCTGGGGCGGTCCTTCAGCGTGGCAACCTATCTTGCCTATACGCTTCGACATATGGAGCGCAAGGTCATGCTGATCGATGGCTTGGGCGGCATGTATCGCGAGCAACTCGCCAGCATCAACGCCTCCGATGCTGTCTTTTCCATCAGCTTTTCTCCCTATGCGGATGAAACACTTTTGGTCAACGAAGCGGCACTAGAAGCAGGTGCCAACCAGATTGTTGTTACCGATAGTCAAATTAGTCCGCTTGCCATTTCGAGTGATGTTTGCTTCGTCGTCAAGGAGACACAAGTCGACGCGTTCCGCTCTCAATGCTCTACGCACTGCCTCATTCAATCGATCTCCGTCGCGATGACTTATCAGATCGCAAAGTCAAAATGA
- a CDS encoding CoA-acylating methylmalonate-semialdehyde dehydrogenase yields the protein MEIKRLKYCVNNEWRESKTAKYMPIMNPSLGIQIAEAPCCTQAEVDEAVEAAAAAFPSWSDTPIPVRIQLMFRFKQLLDAHLDELTELLATENGKCLGEARGDVLKAIEVVECACASHYLMQGDTCMNVSNGYDTVSYREPLGVFGAIAPYNFPAMIPMGWMVPFAITTGNTVVLKAASMVPQTALRMMELLIEAGLPKGVVNIVTCSRVEADTLLKHPAIKGITFVGSTSVGKHIYETAAAHGKRVQALTEAKNHALVLEDCVLERSIRGIINSTYGCAGQRCMALPVVCVQESIADEFVAKLIELAKELKVGPAYDPSSQLGPVVSAGQLEWVEKCIQRGIDEGADLVLDGRGVKVPGAEGGYYVGPTIFDNVKPGMWIGDQEIFGPVTCIKRVKDFEEGLQIMNANPFANGSCIYTTSGGASREFAKRTDGGMVGVNVGIPVPFSIFPFSGHKQSFFGDLHAMGKDGVAFFTETKSVTSVWFSEEDSKKKVSTWDGTLTRN from the coding sequence ATGGAAATCAAACGTTTGAAATATTGCGTCAATAATGAATGGCGCGAATCCAAAACCGCAAAATACATGCCGATCATGAACCCGTCTCTCGGCATCCAGATTGCCGAAGCGCCTTGCTGTACGCAAGCTGAAGTTGATGAGGCTGTAGAAGCTGCTGCTGCTGCATTTCCTTCCTGGAGTGATACGCCAATTCCGGTTCGCATTCAGCTTATGTTCCGTTTCAAACAGCTGCTTGATGCCCATCTTGACGAATTGACTGAATTGCTGGCAACCGAAAATGGCAAATGCTTGGGCGAAGCCCGTGGTGATGTTCTGAAAGCCATTGAAGTTGTTGAATGCGCCTGCGCCAGTCATTACCTGATGCAGGGTGACACCTGCATGAATGTTTCAAACGGCTACGACACCGTATCATACCGTGAGCCGCTGGGTGTGTTTGGTGCCATTGCCCCATACAACTTCCCTGCAATGATCCCGATGGGATGGATGGTTCCGTTTGCGATTACAACCGGTAACACGGTGGTGCTGAAGGCGGCATCCATGGTTCCGCAGACAGCGCTCCGCATGATGGAATTGCTGATTGAGGCCGGTTTGCCAAAGGGTGTCGTGAATATCGTTACCTGCTCTCGCGTAGAAGCCGACACGCTGCTCAAGCATCCTGCCATCAAGGGCATCACCTTTGTTGGCTCCACCTCCGTTGGTAAACACATCTACGAAACGGCTGCAGCGCATGGCAAACGCGTTCAAGCCCTGACCGAAGCCAAGAACCACGCGCTGGTGCTTGAAGATTGCGTTCTGGAGCGGTCTATTCGCGGTATCATCAACTCCACATATGGCTGCGCCGGTCAGCGCTGCATGGCTCTGCCCGTTGTTTGCGTTCAGGAATCCATTGCTGATGAATTTGTCGCCAAGTTGATCGAGCTGGCCAAGGAACTGAAAGTTGGCCCGGCTTATGATCCTAGCTCTCAGCTGGGCCCGGTTGTTTCTGCCGGTCAGCTGGAATGGGTCGAGAAGTGCATCCAGCGCGGCATTGATGAAGGGGCAGATCTTGTTCTTGATGGCCGTGGCGTGAAGGTACCTGGTGCCGAAGGCGGCTACTATGTCGGTCCGACCATTTTCGATAATGTGAAACCGGGCATGTGGATTGGTGATCAGGAAATTTTTGGTCCTGTAACCTGCATCAAGCGAGTGAAAGACTTTGAAGAAGGGTTGCAAATCATGAATGCCAATCCTTTTGCTAATGGTTCCTGCATCTACACGACCTCCGGTGGAGCGTCTCGTGAATTTGCGAAACGGACCGATGGTGGCATGGTTGGCGTCAACGTGGGCATTCCTGTACCATTCTCCATTTTCCCATTCTCCGGCCACAAACAATCTTTCTTCGGCGACCTGCATGCCATGGGCAAAGATGGCGTCGCCTTCTTCACCGAGACCAAATCGGTTACCTCTGTTTGGTTCTCAGAAGAAGATTCCAAGAAAAAGGTATCCACCTGGGATGGCACCTTGACCAGAAACTGA